The Agrococcus carbonis sequence GCCGTCGCGCACGGCCCAGCGCCGCTCCATCGTCTGCACGCCGGCCTCGTCCCACTCGTCCTCGGCCATCGAGGCGCCGACGGCGGCGACGTCGAACGAGGTCGCCGGCACCGCCTCGCGGTCGGGCAGCGGCGGCCGCGCGCCGGTGAAGAGCAGGTGCGCCGAGCCGATCGGCCGCGCGCCCGGCAGCGCCGCGGCGATCCGGTCGGCGTCGAGCAGCGCCTCAGCCGACACAGCACCGAGCGCCGCCTTCGCGCTCGGCGGTGCGGCCACGACGGTCGCGGCGCCGAGCCGCACGACGACGACGGCATCCAGGTCGTCGCGCTCGACGCGCGTGAGCCCCGAGCCCTCGAGGGCAGCGGTCGTCGTGCCGAGCGCCTCCGCCCACGCGGCGCGCAGCCGCACGCCCTCGCGCTGGGGCACATCCGGGTCGCCGAACATGGCACCCAGTGTCGACCCGCATCCGTGCCGCGCCGGGTGCCACGCCCGGCCTAGGCTCTTCCGGTGACCACTGTGCTGCTCGACGTCGACACGGGCATCGACGACGCCCTCGCCATCCTCACCGCCGCGCTCTCGAACGAGATCGACCTCGTCGGCTGCACCGTCACGTGGGGGAACGTCGACGTCGAGCAGGGGGCGCGCAACACCTCCGAGGTGCTGCACCTCGCGGGCCACGGCGACGTGCCGGTCGCGATCGGCGCCGCCGGCCCCCGCGACGGGCGCCCCGCCGTCTTCTCGCCCGAGGTGCACGGCGCCGACGGGCTGGGCGGATGCGCCGACACGGCCCACGTGCCCGCGCTCAGCCCGGAGAGCGCGGTCGAGCTCATGCTGCGGCTGAGCCACGAGCACGCCGGCTCCCTCGAGATCGTCGCGGTCGGGCCGCTCACGAACCTCGCCGCGGCGCTCGACGCCGACCCGACGCTGCCGGAGCGCATCCGGCAGGTGACGATCATGGGCGGTGCGGCGCTCGCCCCGGGCAACGTGAGCGAGACCGCCGAGGCCAACATCTGGCACGACCCCGATGCCGCGCAGGTCGTCTTCGACGCGCCGTGGGAGCTCACGATGGTGGGGCTCGACGTGACGATGACGTCGCTCATCACCGACGAGCACCGCGCGCGGCTCGCCGCGGGCGGCGAGATCGGGCGGTTCTGCGACCGCATCCTCGACTTCTACCTGCGCTACTACGAGGGCTACACGGGCGAGCGTGCCTCGGGCAACCACGACGCGCTCGCGCTCGCGGTCGCGACGGGCCTCGTGCGCACGACGCTCTCGCCGATCGTCGACGTGCGGGTCGACTGCTCGGACGGCCCGGCGCGCGGCCGCACGGTCACCGAGCTCGAGGGGGAGTGGGGCCAGTGGCCCGAGCCCGAGGGCGCGCGGCACCGCGTCGTGATGGAGGTCGAGCCGGGCTTCGAGGAGCGCATGGTCGACCTGCTCGCCGGCGCCTGACCCGCGCGTCAGTCGAGCCGGTACAGGTGCTCGACCACGTCGCGGCCGAGGCCCGGCGCGAACGAGGTCTCCTCCCCGTGCCGCACGAACCCGCAGCGGCGCAGCACCGTCGCCGAGCCGCCGTTGTGCGCGGCGACGCGCGCGTGCAGCGGTCGCGTGCGCTCGACCTCGAGGAACGCCTGCAGCGCGGCGCTCGCGATGCCCCGGCCCCACTCGGCCGGATCGACCCAGTAGCTCACCTCCCGGTCGCCCTCGATCGTGAAGCTCGCGATCGTGCCGACGAACCGGCCGTCCGCCTCGATCGCGAGCATCGTGTTCTCGGGGTTCGCGCGCACGCGCCGGTAGTGGGCGTCGAAGGCGGCGCGATCGCTCGGGTCCTCGCGCGTGAACGCCGCGAGCTCGACGGCCGAGGCGTCCCGCTCCCAGGCGAAGAGCGTGTCGAGGTCGTCGTCGGCGAGCGGCCGGAGGCTGATCCTCACGCGACCGCACCCATCCGCCGCACGGCCTCGACGATCACGTCGGGTCGCGTGCCGAGGTTGCACCGCACGTGGTTCTCGCCGCCGGTGCCGAAGGCCTCGCCGGCGCTCAGGCCCACGCGCGCCTGCTCGAGGAACGCCTTCGCGGGGCCTGCCGAGAGGCCGACGTAGCCCGGGTCGGCGCGCGCATCCGGATCGGCGACGCGCGTGCCGCGGCAGTCGAGCCACGCGAGGAAGGTCGCCTCGCCCGGCCGCCAGCGGATCGTCGGCGCGTGCTCGGCGAGCGCGCTCGCGAGCAGGGCGCGGTTGTCGCGCAGCCCCGCGAGCACGGCGTCGAGCCAGTCGCGGCCTTCGTCGAACGCGGCGACGTGGGCGATGGATGCGATGTGCGAGGGGCCGTGGCTCACGACCTCGGCGATGCCCGCGAGATCCTCGCCGGTCCCGGCGCCGCCGACGATGAGCGCGGTGCGCAGCCCCGCGAGGTTGAACGCCTTCGACGCGCTCGTGAGCGACAGGCCGCGCGGGTCGACGCTCCAGTAGGGCGTGAACGTCGCGTCGAACGTGAGCGGCGCGTGCACCTCGTCCGAGATCACCCGCACCCCGTAGCGCGCGGTGACCTGCGCGACCGCCTCGAGCTCGGCGCGCGTGTGCACGATGCCGGTGGGGTTGTGCGGGTTGCACAGCAGCAGCACGGCGCCCGCGTCGCCGGCGCGAGCGCACGCATCCTCGATCGCGGCCACGTCGAGCCGCAGGTCGTCGCCGAGCGGCGCCTCGACGACCGCGCGCTCGGCGTGCCGCGAGTAGGCGTGGAACGGCGGGTAGACGGGGCTCGTGACGATCACCGAGCCGCCCGGCGGCGTCAGCAGCCGGATGAGCTCGAACGCGCCCATCATCACGTCGCTCACGAGCGCCGTGCGCGGCACGTCGACGGTCGCGCCCCAGCGGTCGTCGGCGAAGCGCGCGAACGCCGCGGCGTAGGCGGTGCCGGCGGGGTAGCCGGTGTCGCCGCGCCGCATCGCGTCGTGCACGGCGCGCGTGACCGCCTCGGCCGGCAGCACGTCCATCTCGGCGACCCACATGGGCAGCACGTCGGGCTCGAAGAAGCGCCACTTGATGCTCGTGCGCTCGCGCAGCTCGGCGAGGGGCACCTGCTCGAACGGGTTCGTCATGCGGCCATCCTGCCGTCCGTCGACCGGTTCTGGGCGCGTTCGAGCCCGATGAGCGCTCGACGGCCGCGAGGACCGGTCGACGGACGGTGCGGAGCCGGCGCGTCAGGGCACGAGGTGCGGCCCGTGCGGCAGACCACCTGACGAGGCCCGCGTCACGGCAGCCGGCGCCGCCCGCGCGTCAGGCGACCTGCTCCATGAGCCCCGTGTCGACGTCGTACAGGAAGCCGCCGACCTGCGCGCGCTCGCCGATGAGCGGGTGCGACCGCACGCGGTGCACGTCCTCGATGATCGCGAGGCGCTGGTGCTCGATCGCGCCGAGGTCGAGCCACGAGGCGTCGGTGCCGGATGCGTCGGAGATGTCGGCGAGCAGCTCGCGCTCCGACTTCGAGGCCATCGCGCAGCGCGTGTGCTGCACGAGCAGGATCCGGTTCACGCCGAGCAGGTTGACGCCCAGTACGAGCGCGACGAGGGTGCGCTCGGTCGCGCGGCCGCCGGGGTTGCGCATGATCTTGGCGTCGCCGGGCTTGAGCCCGATCATGCCGAGGGGGTCGATGCGCGAGTCCATGCAGGTCACCATCGCGACGCCCGACCGCGCGACGCCGTCGAAGCCCTGGAGGTCGAAGGACTCGGCGTAGGTGCGGTTGTGCGCGAGCAGGTCGTCGAAGGCAGATTCCATAGGGTCGAATCTACGCGTGCATGCGAGCATGGCGTGCATGGAGATGCGCGCGGCCGCTGAGCGGATCGATGCGATCTCGCGTCGCTACGCGGAGATCTACGGCTTCGAGCGGGATCCCGACTGGCTCGTGCTCAAGCTGCAGGAGGAGGTCGGCGAGCTCGTGCAGGCCTACCTCGCGAAGACCGGCCGCCAGCGCGACAAGGGGCACAGCCCCGAGGAGATCGACCGGCGCTTCGCGCTCGAGCTCGCGGATGCGGTGGGCATGCTGCTCGCGCTCGCGCACGCGACGGGCGTCGACATCGAGCAGGCGATCGACGACAAGTGGCTCGTGTGGGATCGCCGCGTGTCGCAGCGCTCGGGCGAGGCCGACGCCCCCGCCGCCGACTGAGCGACGATCGACCGACGACTGACCGACCCGTCGCGCGGCGGGACTCAACGGCCATGCGGCACGCATGTGCACGCATCCGGCACATCCGTCGCGAGCAGCCGTTGAGATCGCCGGCGCGACCTGCCATGGCCGCGCCCAGCCGCCGCCACTAGCCTCGGGGGCATGACGCAGACCGCCATCATCGTCGGTGCAGGACTCGGCGGGCTCGCCGCCGCCCGCGCGCTCGAGGCCGCCGGCTGGCAGGTGCGGGTGCTCGAGGCGGGCCCCGAGGTGCGCACCTTCGGTGCCGGCATCACGCTCACCGCCAACGGGCTCGCCGCGCTCGACGAGCTCGGCGTCGGCGACGCGGTGCGCGATGCCGCCGTGCGGCAGCTGCCCGAGGGCGTCTTCACCGACCAGGGATCGCCGCTGCAGCAGGGCTTCCGCACCGACAGCAGCGCGCTCCACGCCATCCACCGCGGCACCCTGCTCGAGCTGCTGCGCGGCGATCGCGAGGTCGAGACGGGCATGCGGGTGGTGTCGGCGACGGATGCGTCGGCCGGCGGCCGCGCGTCCGTCACGATCGAGCACGGCGCTGCCGACCCCGACTCGAGCGACGCGCGCAGCGAGCGCGAGCGGCGGCGCGACCGGGCCCGCGGCACCAAGGTGGGCCGGCGCATCCACCGCCTGCTCGAGCCTGGCGACGAGCCGATCGACCGCAAGGCCGAGGCGCGCGCGACGAAGGCGCAGGTGCGGGCGCTCCGCGACGGGCGCTTCGAGACGATCGAGGCCGACCTCGTCGTCGGCGCCGACGGCATCGACTCGGCGGTGCGCCGGGCGCTGTGGCCGAAGGCGCGCACCGACTACTCGGGCGCGACCACGTGGTTCGGCGTCGTGCAGGCCGAGGCCGACTCGCCCTCGGGCACCCGGCAGTACCTGGGGCGGCGGGCCGAGTTCGGCATGGAGCCGATCGACGGCGGGCGCGTCTACTGGTGGGGCATGGCGCGCGCGCCCATGGGCGGCAGGGCCGATGACGAGGTCGCGGCGGCGCTGCGGCAGTTCGACGACTGGGCTCCCGAGGTGCGCGACCACATCGCCGCGACGCCGCTCGCGGGCATCGCGCGGCGCGACCTGTGGTCGCTCGCGACGCGGCTGCGGTCGTTCCACCGGCCCGGCGTCGTGCTCGTCGGCGACGCGGCGCACGCGATGCTGCCCACGCTCGGGCAGGGCGGCAGCATGGCGTTCGAGGACGCCGCGACGCTCGGCGTGCTGCTCGAGGATCACGGGTTCGAGCGCGCGCTCGAGGAGTACGACCGCGCGCGCGTCGACCGCACGCAGCGCCTCCAGCGGCTCGCGCAGCGCGTCGCCCGCAGCACGACCCGCACGCGCAGCCCGCTGCTCGTCGGGGCGCGGAACGGCGCGCTCAACCTCATGCCGGCGCTCGCGACCGAGATCGCCGTCGACTGGGTGCTCGCGTGGCGCTCGCCCCGCCACACGGAGTGATCGGCGCGTAGCGTGCCACATCGCTCGCGCATCCTCGTTCACAGCGGATGGGGAGTTCTCCCCATCGACGACTCCTAGGTGCCGGACGTAGCGTTGGGCACAGCCCGGCTGGGGCCCCGCAAGGGGAATCGGGCTTGACAGGGTTCCGGTTCGCGCCGGGATGCAGAGGGAGTCCCGCTACATGGACGGGGCAATGCACGGCATCTGATGCCGTCCTACTTCGCGAGGCGGGCCCGACCATCGATGGTCGGGCCCCCTTCGCATGTCCGGGCGGATGCGCAGGGTCGCTACGGCGCAGTGCCCGAGGCGACCGCGCAGTGCGCTCGGCTACCGCGCAGCGCCCTCGACCCCCGACGGGCCGCGGCCCACCGCGCGCTCGGCCACGAGCGCCGGGAAGATCAGCTCGCGGTTGAGCGGCGCCTCCGCGGGGTCGTCGATGCCGACCGCCGGGTCGATCCAGCGCATCGCCTCGATCTCGGCGCGCGGCTGCGGGTCGATCGCCGCGCGCGTGCGGAAGACGCTCGCGTGCAGCGCGAAGCCCGCCTCGTTGGCAGCGGTCGTCACGAACTCGCCCATCGGCTCGATCGCCGCGATCGCGATCTCGACGCCGAGCTCCTCGAGCACCTCGCGCACCGCGCACTCGGCGGCCGTCTCGTCGGCCTCGGGCTTGCCGCCCGGCAGCATCCACGCTTCCGTGCCGCGCTTGCGCACGGTGAGCACGGCGCCGTCGGCGCGCTCGAAGCAGACCGCCGACACGGTGATGACGCCCATGCGACCAGGCTACGGACCCGACGGCGCGCCCAGCGTCAGCCCGCCTGCCGGCTGATGAGCTTCGAGAGCAGGATCGCCGAGGTCGTGTGGTCGACCGAGGCTGCCGCGCGCACCTTCTCGAGCGCCTCCTCGAAGGCGATCACGTCGCGCGCCCGCATCATCACGATCGCGTCGGCCTTGCCGGTGACGGTGCTCGCCTCGATCACCTCGGGCACGCCCGCGAGCATGCGCTTGAGGTCGGCGGGGGAGACCGTGCCGCGGCAGAAGAGCTCGACGTAGGCCTCGGTCGCCATCCCCTCGACCTTCGGGTCGATCTGCACCGTGAAGCCTCGGATGACGCCGTCGGCGATGAGTCGATCGATGCGCCGCTTCACCGCCGAGGCCGAGAGCCCCACCTCGGCGCCGATGTCGGCGTAGCCCGCGCGCGCGTTGAGGCGCAGCTGATCGATGATGCCGTGGTCGATTCGGTCCATATGCACGAATCTACGGATGCTCCGGCCCGATCTGCAAGAAACCTGCGCTGGAGCCCGCGCAATTGCGCCAATTGGTTGCGACGATCGATGGATGCAGGAGACCACCACGAGGCCCGAGGCGAGCGACGTGACGCATACTGGCGCCATGGCCGACGACGCCCAGCGCAGCCCGCGCACGCCGAAGCACAAGACGGTGCTCATGTGCCGACCCGAGCACTTCACCGTCACGTCGGCGATCAACGTCTGGATGGACCCGTCGAAGCCGACGAGCACCGCGAGGGCGCTCGAGCAGTGGCATGCCCTGCACGACGCCTACGCGAGCCTCGGCTACGACGTCGAGCTCATCGACCCGATCGCGGGCCTCGACGACATGGTCTACGCCGCCAACGGCGGCTTCACGCTCGACGGCAAGGCGTACGGCGCCAAGTTCACCTACGCCGAGCGGCAGCCCGAGGGCCCCGCCTACATGGCGTGGTTCGAGGCGAACGGCTTCGAGGTGCACCGCCCCCGCCACGTCAACGAGGGCGAGGGCGACATGCTGCTCTCGCGCGGCGCGATCCTCGCGGGCCACGGCTTCCGCACGAGCCTCGAGTCGCACGACGAGCTGCGCGGCATCTTCGACCGCGAGGTCGTGAGCCTTCGCCTGGTCGACCCGCGCTTCTACCACCTCGACACCGCGATGGCGATCCTCGACGACGAGCAGATCGCCTACCTGCCGGCCGCCTTCGACGAGGCCGGCCGCCGCGAGCTCGAGCGCCGCTACCCCGACGCGATCCTCGTCGACGAGGCCGACGCATCCGTGCTGGGCCTCAACTCGTTCGGCGACGGCTGCACGATGGTGATCGCCGAGCGCGCGACCGGCTTCGCGCGCCAGCTCGCCGAGCGCGGCTACGAGACGATCGGGCTCGACCTGTCCGAGCTGCTACTGGGCGGCGGCGGCATCAAGTGCTGCACGCTCGAGCTGCGGCGATGAGCGACGCGATGGAGGCGACGATGACCCACGACACGACGACGGATGCGGTGCGCGGCCACGCGGTCACCGAGCGCACGCAGGCGGCCATCGACCAGGTCGAGGCGCACGCCGCGCACAACTACCACCCGCTGCCGGTGGTGGTCGAGTCGGCCGAGGGCGCATGGGTGACCGACATCGACGGGCGCCGCTACCTCGACTGCCTCGCGGCCTACTCGTCGATGAACTTCGGCCACGGCAACCCGCGCCTGATCGCCGCGGCGCACGCGCAGCTCGACCGCGTGACGCTCACGAGCCGCGCCTTCCACTCCGCCGCGCTCGGCCCCTTCGTCGAGGCGCTCGCGGCGCTCGCCGGCAAGGACATGGTGCTGCCGATGAACACCGGCGCCGAGGCCGTCGAGTCGGGCATCAAGGTCGCGCGCCGCTGGGCCTACGAGGTGAAGGGCGTACCGGCCGGGCAGGCCGAGATCATCGTCATGGAGGGCAACTTCCACGGCCGAACCACCACGATCGTCTCGTTCTCGGACGACCCGGATGCGACCACGGGCTACGCGCCGTTCACGCCCGGCTTCGTGCGCGTGCCGTTCGGCGACATCGCGGCGCTCGAAGCGGCGATCACGCCCCGCACGGCGGCGGTGCTGCTCGAGCCCATCCAGGGCGAGGCGGGCATCAACGTGCCGCCGGCCGGCTACCTGCGGGCGGCGCGCGAGCTCACGACGCGCGAGCGCGTGCTCTTCATCGCCGACGAGATCCAGTCGGGCCTCGGGCGCACGGGCGCGACGTTCCAGTGCGACAACGAGGGCGTCGTGCCCGACGTCTACCTGCTGGGCAAGGCGCTCGGCGGCGGCGTCGTGCCCGTCTCGGCCGTCGTCGCCGACCGCGACGTGCTCGGCGTGCTCACGCCCGGTTCGCACGGCTCGACCTTCGGCGGCAACCCGCTCGCGGCGGCCGTCGGCCTCGAGGTCGTGCGGATGCTCGAGGAGGGCACGATGCAGGCTCGCGCCCGCGAGCTCGGCGAGCGCCTGCAGGCGGGCCTGCGCGAGCTCATCGGTCACGGCGTCACCGCGGTGCGCGGGGCGGGGCTGTGGGCCGGCATCGACATCGACCCGGCCATCGGCACCGCGCGCGACGTCTGCATGCGGCTGCTCGAGCGCGGCGTCCTCGCGAAGGACACGCACGGCCAGACGGTGCGCCTCGCGCCGCCGATCGTCATCGAGGAGGCCGACCTCGAGCTGCTGCTGCGGGAGTTCCGCGAGGCGCTGACCGCCTGAACCCGCAGACCGGTACCGATCGGTCGCGCACCAGCGCGTGGCGCGACCAATGCGTACCGGTCGGCGTGCGACCCGGCGAGAACGCTACGGCTCCGGCGTCACCTGCATCGGGTCGATCGACGCGTCGGCGACCGGAGGCATCGCGCTCGTGCCGTCCGAGAGCCGGTCGGCGATGACGCCGAACAGGTTGCCGTCGGGGTCGAGCAGGTAGGCGATGCGGCCGATGCCCGGCAGGTCCTCGGGCTCCGAGACCGAGCGGCCGCCGAGCTCGACACCCCGCGCGTGCACCGCATCCGCGTCGTCGACGCCCACCACGAGGTTGGCGCCCGCGACCGGTGCGCCGGCCTCGGGCGCCGGTCCCTCGCGCCGCTGCAGCCCGCCCTGGATGCCGTGCCCCGGCACGACCGCGCCGGTCGGCCCGAGGTGCACGGCGCGCGGGTCGGTGTCGATGGTCCAGTAGGAGGGATCCTCGCCGTAGGGCGTGAACCGCCACCCGAGCAGCTGCGAGTAGAACGCCATCGAGCGCTCGGGGTCGCTCGCGTGGATCTCGAAGTGCACCACGAGGCTCATCGCCGGCTCCCTTGCTCGCGCCCGCCGTCGCCTCGGCGGGCGACCCCTGAGGATCTGCCCAGCATCGGCGGTGACGGCGACGCTACGCCCCCGCGCGGGCGTGCGCCAGACCACAATGGACGCGATGCGCACCCACTACCGCTTCGGCTCCACCTGGATCGTGCCGTCGTCGACGGAGGCGGTCCGCGCGCTCCTCGAGGACGTCCGCGGCTACGGCGCGTGGTGGCCGGGCGTCCGCGTCGTCGAGGACGTCTCGAGCGCGACGCGCCGCGCCGCCCGGCTCGAGGTGCGCGCCCCGATCGGCTACCGCATCCGCATCACGATCATCGAGTCGCTCACCGCCGACGACGAGCTGCGCGTGCTCATGCGCGGCGACCTACACGGGTGGTGCATGTGGCGCATGGTGCCCGTGCGCGGCGGCACGCGCGTGGCCTTCGCGCAGGAGGTCGAGGCGCAGTCGCGGCCGCTCCGGCTCGCGAGCCCGGTCTTCCACCACATGCTCGCCGCGCAGCACGAGCGCATCATGCAGGCCGCCGAGACGGGCATGCGCCGCGCGCTGGGAGAAGTTCCGGCCGATCCGGCGTAGGCTCACGGCGTGGCTGAAAGCATCCTCCTCGGGCACGCACCCAGGCCGACCTCCGCTGCACAGCTGGAGAAGCGCATCCGCACCCTCGTGGTGGCGGCGGAACCCGCCGGCATCGCCTGCACCTCCATCATCGACGCGGCGCTCGACGGCGCCGACGTCGAGCACCTGCACCTCGACCTCACCGACTTCACGCTCGCGAGCGAGGTCGACCGCGATCGCGCGCGGCTCGAGCCGCAGGGCGCGCCGGTGTCGAGCGAGGACGCGGTGCTGCGGCGCCTGCGCGTCAAGGCCGATCCGATGCGCATCTCGGGCGCCGCGGTGCGCCTCGACGCCGAGCTCTCGGACGTGCCGTTCCAGTGGATCGAGACCGACAACGGCGAGCTCGCTGTCGAGCTCTCGCGCCCGGACGCCGCGCACCCCCTGCACGGCTGGGCGCGCGTCGCCGTGCCGAAGGAGCAGCTCGGGAAGGCCGTGCTCGGGCTCGCCGAGTCGGCGCTGCTCGACCACGGCGTCACGGTGACGAAGCTCGACATCGACGTGCAGGCCGAGGGCCCCCGCGAGCTGCGGCTCGGGCTCGACGCCAAGCTGCGCAAGGGCCTCATCGGCGGGCACGTCACCGGCACGGCGCGCGCGTCGATCGACGACCGCATGGGCGTGACGCTCAGCGACATCGCGCTCGACTCGGGCAACCCGCTCATCGCGGCGCTGCTCGGCGCGGTCCGCGGTCGCGTCGCGAAGCTCGAGGGGCGCCGCATCGACCTCGCCTCTGAGCTGCCCGAGGGCATCCGGCTCGCCGACGTGCAGGTCGAGGTGACCGACGACGTGACGATCGAGGCGCGGCTGGTCTAGGCGCAGCAGCTGGTCTCGCCCGGCTGGCCGGGCCGGGCCTCAGCCGACGAGGGCGGCGCGCTCGGCCTCGTCGATGCGCACGCCGGCGCGCTCGAGCCGTAGCGCCGACTCGGTCGCGTCGATCCAGTCGAGCGCGGCGTACTCGCCGAGCGGCACGACCGAGTGCAGCACGGTCGTCGGGTAGACGTGCACGAGGTTGAAGGCGCGCGCGCCGTCGCGGCCGCGCGTGCCGCCGACGGGCACGTTGAGATCCTGCGTGTAGCAGGTGGCGGATGCGACCGAGACGGGGATGCCCGCGAACGTCGCGGTCGACGAGTAGTGCAGGTGCCCCGCGAGGATCGAGCGCACGTCGGTGCCCACGAGTGCCTCGGCGAGGTTCCGCTGGTCGCGCAGCTCGACGCTCGCGGCCAGGTCGAGCACGCTCGGCACCGGCGGGTGGTGCATCGCGAGGATCGTGCCCTCCGGCGCGGGGTCGGCGAGCTCGGCGCGCAGCCAGTCGAGCTGGGCGTCCGCGACCTCGCCGTGGTGATGGCCGGGCACGGTCGAGTCGAGGGTGATGATGCGCAGGCCGCCGATGCGGGTCACGGCGTCGATCGGGGCGTCGGACGCGGGCTCGTCGAGCAGCTCGGTGCGGAAGGCGCGGCGCTCGTCGTGGTTGCCCATGACCCACACGACCTCGGCGCCGAGGTCGGCGGCGACGGGGTCGACGATCGTGCGGAGGCGACGGTACGCATCCGCCTCGCCCCGATCGGCGAGGTCGCCGGTGAAGACGATCGCCTCGGGGCGCGCGCCGGAGGC is a genomic window containing:
- a CDS encoding phosphodiesterase, coding for MTSRSAEHPRPDHFLLHISDTHLLAGGGRLYDRVASEEHLRRLFDEFEASGARPEAIVFTGDLADRGEADAYRRLRTIVDPVAADLGAEVVWVMGNHDERRAFRTELLDEPASDAPIDAVTRIGGLRIITLDSTVPGHHHGEVADAQLDWLRAELADPAPEGTILAMHHPPVPSVLDLAASVELRDQRNLAEALVGTDVRSILAGHLHYSSTATFAGIPVSVASATCYTQDLNVPVGGTRGRDGARAFNLVHVYPTTVLHSVVPLGEYAALDWIDATESALRLERAGVRIDEAERAALVG